The following nucleotide sequence is from Methanocorpusculum sp..
CTGGCGATCAGGGCGTTTATACGCATGGAATGGATCAGGGTCATGAAGAATATGTCGTTCTTTGAGCAAAAGATGAGTACGGGCAGAAGGGCAGTCTATATGAAAATGAACGAGTTAGACAAGGAACTGCGATTCTTCTAAGTTTTATGGGGAAAGAACACCGCGTAAGTCCTATTTTAATCAAACCAAATTAACAGGGGATTCATTTGACAAACCACAAATGAAACCACTCCTGCAAGCCACAGTATTGAATATCTCCCGCACACAAATACTATTCAGTATTTATCGGAGACTCTTATGACAGATACAAATGAGAAAACAGGGAAAGGCACTGTTGTCCTCGCCTTTTCCGGAGGTCTTGACACCTCAATTTGTGTTCCTATTTTGAAGAACATGTACGGATACGACCGTGTGATCACGGTCGCGGCAGATGTTGGTCAGCCCGAAAGCGAAGTCAAGATGGCGACCGACAAAGGAAATCTCATCGCTGACAAGCATTACACCGTTAATCTTAAGGATGCATTTGTCAAAAACCATGTCTTCCCGGCAATCAAGGCAAACGCGCTTTACGAAGGATATCCGATGGGAACATCCCTCGCCCGTCCGATCATCGCCGAAGAGATCGTAAAGATCGCAAAAAAGGAGAATGCGGCTGCAATCGGACACGGATGCACGGGAAAAGGAAACGATCAGCTCAGATTCGATTACATCTTCCGCATGCATGGATTTGACATCGTTGCTCCAATGCGTGAACACAATATGACCCGTGAATGGGAAATCGATTACGCAGAACAGAACAATATCCCGATCCCGGTAAAAAAGTCCACACCATGGAGTGTTGATGAAAACATCTGGTCCCGCAGCATCGAAGGCGGCCGCCTTGAAGAACCTGATTACCACCCGCCTGAGGAGATTTATCACTGGACAGTAGCGTTGAAAGATGCGCCAAACGAACCGGAGGTCATCACCATCGGATTTGAAAACGGTGTGCCGACATCACTGAACGGCAAAAAGATGAACGGCGTCGAGCTGATCGTTAGCCTCAACAAGCTTGCCGGAAAACACAGTGTCGGCAGAAACGATATGGTCGAGGACCGTGTTCTCGGTTTGAAAGCCAGAGAGAACTACGAACACCCGGCAGCCACCGTTCTGATCACAGCACACAAAGATCTCGAGAAACTGACCCTCTCCAGAGCAGAACTGAAGTTCAAGAACATGGTTGATGATCAGTGGGCAGAGCTCGCTTACATGGGACTTATCCATGAACCGCTCTATCATGACCTGAATGCATTCATCGACAAGACCCAGGAACGGGTTACCGGAACCGTAGATATCCAGCTCTATAAA
It contains:
- a CDS encoding argininosuccinate synthase gives rise to the protein MTDTNEKTGKGTVVLAFSGGLDTSICVPILKNMYGYDRVITVAADVGQPESEVKMATDKGNLIADKHYTVNLKDAFVKNHVFPAIKANALYEGYPMGTSLARPIIAEEIVKIAKKENAAAIGHGCTGKGNDQLRFDYIFRMHGFDIVAPMREHNMTREWEIDYAEQNNIPIPVKKSTPWSVDENIWSRSIEGGRLEEPDYHPPEEIYHWTVALKDAPNEPEVITIGFENGVPTSLNGKKMNGVELIVSLNKLAGKHSVGRNDMVEDRVLGLKARENYEHPAATVLITAHKDLEKLTLSRAELKFKNMVDDQWAELAYMGLIHEPLYHDLNAFIDKTQERVTGTVDIQLYKGGLHILGRTSPNAIYSMDMVSFDSTTIDQRDAIGYSKYFGIQGRMLWQLQNK